The nucleotide sequence ACCTCGTGCCCGACCCGGGCGGCGCCGCGTACTACGGCCCGAAGATCTCCGTGCAGGCCAAGGACGCCATCGGCCGGAACTGGCAGATGTCCACCGTGCAGCTCGACTTCAACCAGCCCCGCAGGTTCGAGCTGGAGTACCAGGCGGCCGACGGCAGCAGGCAGCGCCCGGTGATGATCCACCGCGCGCTGTTCGGGTCGATCGAGCGGTTCGTCGGCGTGCTCACCGAGCACTACGCGGGTGCGTTCCCGCCCTGGCTGGCGCCGGTGCAGGTGGTCGGCATCCCGGTCTCGGACGCGCACGTGCCGTACCTGACCAGCGTGGCCGAGCGGCTGCGCGAGCGCGGCGTGCGGGTCGAGGTGGACGACTCCGACGACCGGATGCAGAAGAAGATCCGCACGGCGCAGAAGCAGAAGGTGCCGTTCATGCTGATCGCCGGTGACGACGACGTCGGCCAGGGGTCGGTGTCGTTCCGCTACCGCAGCGGCGAGCAGGACAACTTCGTGCCGGTCGACAAGGCGGTGGCGACGATCGTGTCGGCCATCGAGGAACGCGCGCAGGTATGACGTCGCACGGTGACGAGTCGCAGGACTACGTGGGCCAGGACGGAGCAGGCGCTCCGGACGGTTGGCAGCGACTGTGGACACCGCACCGGCTGGCATACATAAAGGGCGAGAACAAGCCGACCGGGTCACAGGCCGGGGACGACTGCCCGTTCTGCCGGATCCCGTCGCTGCCGGACGAGGACGGCCTGATGGTGGCGCGTGCGGAGGCCACGTTCGTGGTGCTGAACCTGTACCCGTACGCGCCCGGCCACCTGATGGTGTGCCCGTACCGGCACGTCGCCGACTACCCGGACCTGACCGACGAGGAGACCGCGGAGGTCGCCGCGTCGACGAAGCGCGCGATGGTGGTGCTGCGGGAGGTGTCAGGCGCACACGGGTTCAACATCGGCATGAACCAGGGGCTGGTCGCCGGTGCGGGCATCGCCGCCCACCTGCACCAGCACGTGGTGCCCAGGTGGGGCGGTGACACCAACTTCATGCCGGTGGTGGGCCGCACGAAGGTGCTCCCGCAGCTGCTGCGGGACACCCGGGCCCTCCTTGCCGAAGCTTGGACCGGTTGAGCACTCGCGCTAGCCTCTGTCCCATGGCCACGTCGAATCCGCCGGACCGGCCCGAGCTGCGGGCGTCCGACGAAGACCGGGAACGCGTCGCGGAGCGGCTGCGTGAGGCGGCAGGCGATGGCCGGTTGACCCTCGCGGAGCTGGAGGAACGTCTCGACCTGGCGTACCAGGCCCGCACCTACGGCGAGCTGACGCCGCTGACCGTGGACCTGCCGGACGCGTCGTCGTCGGAGTCCACCGAGGTGGCGACGCCGCCGGACGCCGTCGAGGCGCCGAAGGAGATCAGCACGGTCCTCGGCAGCGAGGTGCTCAACGGGCGGTTCGTGGCGCCGAAGAAGATGCGCGTGCGGGCCGTGCTCGGCGAGGTGAAGATCGACTTCACCGAGGCCGTCGTTCCCCGCGGCGAGATGGTCGTGGAGGCCGACTGCTTCCTCGGCGAGGTGCGCCTGACCGTGCCCGAGGGCGTGGACGTACAGTTCGACGCCGGCACCAACGTCCTCGGCGAGCGGAAGAACACGCTGCCGCCGCCTTCGACGCCGGACGCCCCGGTGATCAAGGTCCGCGGCACGGTGATCCTCGGCAGCGTCACCGTGAAGCCCCGCCGCTGGCGGAAGCTCCGCTGGGCCCTGGAGACCTGACCCGGTTGCCCGGCCGGGTGCCTGCCGGCGGCGCGCCGGCAGGCACCGTTCACCGGGTCAGTTGTCGACCGCGTTGTCGGCGGCTACCTTCTCCGCGAGGTGGGTGGGCATCGGCTCGTGCCGCAGGTAGGTGCGGCTGAACGTGCCGGTGCCGTGCGACATCGAGCGGAGGTCGATCGCGTACCTGGTGATCTCGATCGCCGGGATCTCCGCCCGCACGAGGGTCCGGCCGGTGCCGACCGGCTCGGTGCCCGACACCCGGCCCCGGCGGGTGGAGAGGTCGCCCATGATCGTGCCGACGTAGTCGTCGTCGACGAGCACCGCGAGCTCTTCGACCGGCTCGAGCAGCACGACCTCGCCGCCGTCCGCGGCCTCCCGCAGCGCAAGCGCGCCCGCCGTCTGGAACGCCATGTCGGACGAGTCCACCGAGTGCGCCTTGCCGTCGACCAGCGTCACCCGGATGTCGATCATGGGGA is from Streptosporangiales bacterium and encodes:
- a CDS encoding HIT domain-containing protein; the protein is MTSHGDESQDYVGQDGAGAPDGWQRLWTPHRLAYIKGENKPTGSQAGDDCPFCRIPSLPDEDGLMVARAEATFVVLNLYPYAPGHLMVCPYRHVADYPDLTDEETAEVAASTKRAMVVLREVSGAHGFNIGMNQGLVAGAGIAAHLHQHVVPRWGGDTNFMPVVGRTKVLPQLLRDTRALLAEAWTG
- the thrS gene encoding threonine--tRNA ligase (catalyzes the formation of threonyl-tRNA(Thr) from threonine and tRNA(Thr); catalyzes a two-step reaction, first charging a threonine molecule by linking its carboxyl group to the alpha-phosphate of ATP, followed by transfer of the aminoacyl-adenylate to its tRNA), giving the protein LVPDPGGAAYYGPKISVQAKDAIGRNWQMSTVQLDFNQPRRFELEYQAADGSRQRPVMIHRALFGSIERFVGVLTEHYAGAFPPWLAPVQVVGIPVSDAHVPYLTSVAERLRERGVRVEVDDSDDRMQKKIRTAQKQKVPFMLIAGDDDVGQGSVSFRYRSGEQDNFVPVDKAVATIVSAIEERAQV
- a CDS encoding DUF1707 domain-containing protein, with translation MATSNPPDRPELRASDEDRERVAERLREAAGDGRLTLAELEERLDLAYQARTYGELTPLTVDLPDASSSESTEVATPPDAVEAPKEISTVLGSEVLNGRFVAPKKMRVRAVLGEVKIDFTEAVVPRGEMVVEADCFLGEVRLTVPEGVDVQFDAGTNVLGERKNTLPPPSTPDAPVIKVRGTVILGSVTVKPRRWRKLRWALET